In a single window of the Gemmatimonadota bacterium genome:
- a CDS encoding DUF4159 domain-containing protein, translated as MMNRWRSTALRRARYLVPLAIVLLLSAFQYQQRRWRTGWIPNPYREGLPTASNGVRDRGFTFCRLLYQSVRSERGGYGWNTDYPGSDYNFLTRFEELTTAKPARWSDGQPGNSVVRATQEELYECPFIFMSDVGTVGFSELEVVRLRDYLLKGGFIWVDDFWGDRAWQQWENEIGRVLPDYPIVDITPDHMLMHTLYVVEEVPQIPSIQWWRRNGGRGTSERGRESATPHLRAIFDEEGRPLVMMTHNTDIADGWEREGEDYDYFLKFSPEAYALGINLVLYSLSH; from the coding sequence ATGATGAATCGGTGGAGAAGCACGGCCCTGCGACGCGCCCGCTACCTGGTGCCGCTCGCAATCGTACTTCTGCTCTCGGCCTTCCAGTACCAGCAGAGAAGGTGGCGTACCGGTTGGATCCCGAACCCTTATCGGGAGGGCTTGCCCACCGCCTCCAATGGAGTCCGCGATCGTGGATTCACCTTCTGCCGGCTTCTCTATCAGAGCGTCCGCAGCGAGCGAGGCGGCTACGGCTGGAATACGGACTACCCCGGATCGGACTACAACTTTCTAACTCGATTCGAGGAGCTCACGACTGCCAAGCCGGCTCGTTGGAGCGACGGACAGCCCGGCAACTCGGTCGTGCGCGCTACGCAGGAGGAGCTGTACGAGTGCCCCTTCATCTTCATGTCCGACGTGGGCACGGTCGGGTTCAGCGAGCTCGAGGTCGTTCGGCTACGCGACTACTTGTTGAAGGGCGGCTTCATTTGGGTCGACGATTTCTGGGGCGACAGGGCCTGGCAGCAGTGGGAGAACGAGATCGGCCGGGTGCTGCCTGACTACCCGATCGTCGACATCACCCCCGACCACATGCTCATGCACACACTCTACGTGGTCGAGGAGGTCCCGCAGATTCCGTCTATCCAGTGGTGGCGTCGAAACGGCGGGCGCGGCACTTCAGAACGTGGACGCGAGAGCGCGACGCCCCACCTGAGGGCGATCTTCGATGAGGAGGGCCGCCCGCTCGTCATGATGACGCACAATACCGACATCGCCGATGGGTGGGAGCGCGAAGGAGAGGACTACGACTACTTTCTCAAGTTCTCGCCCGAGGCGTACGCGCTCGGCATCAATTTGGTTCTGTATTCGTTGAGCCACTAG
- a CDS encoding type 1 glutamine amidotransferase: MGEHPRFLLLQVRNAGDPIREHEVSCFARALGTENGRLQVFDLLSGAPAPALLDSVDVVLIGGSGDYSVVRGGSWLPAALDTMVGLYESAKPTFASCWGFQALARALGGEVITDRERAEVGTVWLELTSEGERDPVFGPLGPRFPVQIGHEDIVTALPDDAVLLASSETIENEAFCFSDKPIYATQFHPELDRAGLIARVARYPAYLALTGASTLEEFRDRTPETPEAESLMPRFLEQVLDE; this comes from the coding sequence TTGGGCGAACATCCTCGATTTCTCCTCCTCCAGGTGCGAAATGCCGGTGACCCGATCCGCGAGCACGAGGTCTCATGCTTCGCGCGCGCGCTCGGCACCGAGAACGGGCGGCTCCAGGTCTTCGATCTCCTCTCGGGGGCTCCGGCTCCGGCACTCCTCGACTCGGTGGACGTCGTGCTGATCGGAGGAAGCGGCGACTACTCCGTGGTGAGAGGGGGTTCGTGGCTGCCAGCCGCCCTCGACACGATGGTCGGCCTGTATGAGTCGGCGAAGCCCACGTTCGCCTCCTGTTGGGGCTTCCAGGCACTCGCCCGCGCCTTGGGCGGAGAAGTGATCACGGACCGTGAGCGCGCCGAGGTGGGTACGGTATGGTTGGAGCTCACGTCAGAAGGAGAGCGCGATCCGGTGTTCGGACCCCTCGGTCCACGGTTTCCGGTGCAGATCGGTCACGAGGATATCGTGACCGCGCTGCCCGACGACGCGGTCTTGCTAGCCTCGAGCGAGACCATCGAGAACGAGGCCTTTTGCTTTTCGGACAAGCCGATCTACGCAACGCAGTTCCACCCTGAGCTCGATCGGGCCGGACTCATTGCGCGGGTCGCGCGTTACCCCGCATACCTTGCTCTGACGGGTGCCTCGACCCTCGAAGAGTTCCGGGACAGGACACCGGAGACGCCAGAGGCCGAGTCGCTCATGCCGCGCTTCCTGGAGCAGGTGCTGGACGAATGA